The DNA sequence CCATGTTCATGCCCAGCCCGGAACTCATGGTCACCAGCAGCGTCAACGTGCCCAGCAGCCAAAACACGGTGCGGGTGGTGCTCCACGATCCGCCCGCGCAGCGCACCCGCCACACGCCGTAGAGGTAACCGGCGGTGAGCAGGATCGCGATGGTGCCGAACATGACATCAAAACGCCACATCGTGAACACATTGAAGAAGGACGGCTTCTCGTAGAGATCAAAACCGAGCTGCGTCGCCATGTTCGACAGATTGGGATTGCGCGGCGGGGGCGGCGGGGTGCGGCCCATCGTGATGGCCACGCCGGTGATCGCGGCCATAACAATCATCTCGACAATGGCGAAGCGCATGAACAACGCGGGCTTGCTATCCAGCTGCGGGATGGTCACCCGGCGGTGCACCCAACCGAACAGCCCGAGGACCACGACGCCGATAGTCTTGACGATGAGAATCGTGCCATACGTCGAAGTCAGCCAATCCGACCATTCCACCCGAATCGCGGCATTGATAAGGCCCGACACCGCCATAACGATGACCGACATGAACGCCACATTGGAATAGCGGCGCAGCCCCGTGCCCAAGTACGGGCCGAGGCGGCGGCCGTGCGCGATGAGCGCCATGAGCCCACCGACCCACACCATCATGAACACGAGGTGCCACAGGTAGGAGTTCGTGCCCCAATCATGGTCACCGCCGGACGCCGAATGCCCCTCCAGGCCCAGCGGAACGACCATGACAATCGCGCCCATAAACAACGGCAATTGGCTGACCCACGAACGGAAGAACAACCCCGCCACGCCCACAACCAGCGCAATCGCTGCGACAACTGCCCAAGCGCGGGCAGTCGCGACCTGCTCGATGGCCAACGACCAGCTGGCCACGTCGAGGGTTCTGGCGAAGGGGGTACCGGAAACATCGGAAAGCACCAACGGGATCATCAGCAGTGCAACGAGGCCGAAACACAACGCCGACACCGCGCCCGTCCGCGCCGCCAAGTGCCCATCAACCGAGAGCTTCGCCCGCACAAGCTGCGAATTATCGTTGCCCGGAATGGACGGCGCCATATAAAACGACGAGAACATGAAGGAGCCCACCGACAGCGCCGCCAGCATCCACCCCACCGCCCGGAAAAACGGCAGCCCCACCGTCGTGATCCGCCCCGGATCCGGAATACCCAGCGCCGCGAGCGAGCCCGCGAGGAAACCATAGGAAATCGTCGCGCCCACCGCACCGGCCACCGCAAAGAAAAGCAGGTAGAGCGGCCACGTCGGCCGCGCCTTTGCAGCCTTCGTTGCGCTGCCTATTTGCGTTATTTGCGCCCGCCCGTTCCCCACCACATCCTGATCTGCCATGCGACCTACCCTAATCACCTTATGACCTAAGTCATAGCCAGCGTGAAACTGGTCACTAGCTGGGAACTTTTCTGCTTCCGGCGGATCGTGCGCTAAACTCTTTTCCGCACAGCCCCCATAGCTCAGTGGATTAGAGCATCCGGTTTCTACCCGGCTGGTCGCGGGTTCGAGTCCTGCTGGGGGCACCATGTCATGTCTCGAGACATAGTTCCTACTATGGCTCGGGGCATAACCTTTTTTGTGCGGGTTCACGTGGGTCGAATCTGGTCGATGCGGCGGGAGCAACGGAACTCCCCCACGGCCGAGTCATGCTGCCTCCCGACTACCCCAGCCATCGGAGCTGCCAATGGCAGTGTTCTTCACCGTTCTTCACCTTGCTGATCCGAGCTGTAAGACTGCTATCGACTGACCTCGACGCTTCCGTGGCGTCCCTCGAGTTTCGTCCCCACTGCGAGTTCGTGGTGGGTGGAACGGTGTTAGGGAATCAGACACTGCTGGGGGCGCTCAAAGCCGCCATGGCCTACCTACAAGGATTCTCTAGAATACGTCAGGCCCTTTCGCGTTTCCGCAGGTCGCAGCAAATTGGTTTTTACATCCTAGAGAATCCATGTAGATCGCGACTTCCTGATCACGACCGGAACCCGAACCCCGCGATCTGGCCCTGTGGCACAGCACACATTTCCGGGCGTAGAATCGCGTGGGCCTTCGCTCCCGAAGGTCCCCGATCCCTCAAGCTAGGAGCCTTCGACCATGGCACGCACCGGCAGCCCCATCTGGATTGACCTTGGTACCCACGACATCGATGGGTCCGTCTCCTTCTATTCACAAGTGTTCGGCTGGGATGTTCCCGAGGGTGCGGCGGAGTTCGGTGGATATCGCATCGCTACCAAGAATGGCGTTCCCGTCGGCGGCATGATGAGTTCGCTCATGGGTCCCGATGGCCCGCTCGAGGAGCCGGAGTACCCGACCGCGTGGACCGTCTACCTGGCGGTGGAGGATTGCGCGGCAGCTGTGGCGGCTGCGGAGAAGGCCGGTGCGACCGTCGTTGTTCCGGCGATGGAGGTCGGTGAGCTGGGATCGATGGCCATTCTCTTCGATCCTGCCGGCGCCGGGGTGGGGTTCTGGGAGGCCAAGGAATTCCCCGGCCTTGCCTTCAACGGCCAGCCGGGCACGCCCGTGTGGTTTGAGCAGATGAGCAAGGACTTCCAGGCTGCTGCGGATTTCTATCAGGAGGCTCTCGGGTGGAACCTCGCCTACATGGGTGAGGATGGTCAGCCGGTTGACTCGCCCCCGACCTCAGGCATCCGCTACGCCACCAACGGCGCAGGTGAGGAGGCTTCGGCGGGGCTCTGCGAGGCCGACAGCTTCCTCCCGGCCGAGGTTCCCAGCTACTGGCGCGCGTACATCGGTGTCTCAGACACCGATGCCACGGCCGCCCAGATCGTTGAGCTCGGTGGTGCGGTCCTGGACGGTCCGATGGACTCTCCCTTCGGTCGCGTGGCGACGGTCGCGGACCCCCAAGGTGGCACCTTCCAGATCGTCAGCGTCGAAGGCTAAAGCACCATCGCTGCGATGAAACCGGAGATGAGCAGCGGGATGTTGAAGTGGATGAACGTCGGGATGACCGAATCCCGGATGTGATCGTGCTGGCCGTCGGCGTTGAGGCCCGATGTCGGGCCCAACGTGGAGTCCGATGCCGGGGAACCGGCATCGC is a window from the Corynebacterium testudinoris genome containing:
- a CDS encoding cytochrome c oxidase assembly protein codes for the protein MADQDVVGNGRAQITQIGSATKAAKARPTWPLYLLFFAVAGAVGATISYGFLAGSLAALGIPDPGRITTVGLPFFRAVGWMLAALSVGSFMFSSFYMAPSIPGNDNSQLVRAKLSVDGHLAARTGAVSALCFGLVALLMIPLVLSDVSGTPFARTLDVASWSLAIEQVATARAWAVVAAIALVVGVAGLFFRSWVSQLPLFMGAIVMVVPLGLEGHSASGGDHDWGTNSYLWHLVFMMVWVGGLMALIAHGRRLGPYLGTGLRRYSNVAFMSVIVMAVSGLINAAIRVEWSDWLTSTYGTILIVKTIGVVVLGLFGWVHRRVTIPQLDSKPALFMRFAIVEMIVMAAITGVAITMGRTPPPPPRNPNLSNMATQLGFDLYEKPSFFNVFTMWRFDVMFGTIAILLTAGYLYGVWRVRCAGGSWSTTRTVFWLLGTLTLLVTMSSGLGMNMGAAYSIHMIVHMILSMVVPLFLALGCPLTLIMKAYASGEPGQPSAHDIVYAYTQSPLLRFVSHPVVNLAQFLFFFYILYLIIPLYEVMISEHAGHLIMNWVFLISGYLYFWEVVGKDPLPVQRPAAIRLAWLVGSMPFHLFAGIYLMQLTTIMGYDFYMSLGLPWELNLLEDQRVGGGIGWASGSFPLGLVFLILFFEWRREDRVIETEYDRRVDAGEDDDFEAYNEMLAQMNTGRYATDDELRKPPSP
- a CDS encoding VOC family protein; protein product: MARTGSPIWIDLGTHDIDGSVSFYSQVFGWDVPEGAAEFGGYRIATKNGVPVGGMMSSLMGPDGPLEEPEYPTAWTVYLAVEDCAAAVAAAEKAGATVVVPAMEVGELGSMAILFDPAGAGVGFWEAKEFPGLAFNGQPGTPVWFEQMSKDFQAAADFYQEALGWNLAYMGEDGQPVDSPPTSGIRYATNGAGEEASAGLCEADSFLPAEVPSYWRAYIGVSDTDATAAQIVELGGAVLDGPMDSPFGRVATVADPQGGTFQIVSVEG